The sequence GAAAATGAAATCGTCCTGCTCGCTGAAAAGGTGCTGGATTGATCCAAGAATAATGATATGAATGAAAGCGAACCAGCAATGGTTCGCTTTTTTTTATTTTCAAAAGGAACTGTAATAAAGGAACTAACCCTTTCCATATTAAACGTGTCTTAATGTTTACTTGAAAACCACTTCGATGAGAAAATTACTTTCTTTATCAGTGCCGATTTGCGGCTTAAATGGACTTCCTTCTAATAACAGGTATTCTTCCAGAATCCAACCTTGCAATACGCCAATAAAGGCTTTTTTTCCGGCATCAAACGCCAGATAGGGTAGTAACGCTATCTTGAACCGCTCTGTTTCTACTAGTGAATGGGCTGAGACAATTGATTCTTTTTTTCTTTTATCGTACAGCGATATGAATCGCTTATGCTTCTCATCGAAAGATGAAAACATGATAATATCCTGTGATTCGTTCCATGCTCCACTAAATCCAGCATACCCTTCATAAACCTTGGCTTTATCTTGGAAAGGAATACTGATGTCAGAGATGAGCTTGACGTTTGGAAGGAAAATTTCTTCCTCGTAATTATCGGGGAGTGGATTTGGCTGATAATCTAATTTAAACCGTTTGGCAAGTTGTTGATTGGGCAGAACATCGTAGATATAGGGGTTATAGTTTTGGTAAAACCGGATGCTGTCTTTTACTTTCCAAAACGGATTCAGCGGACTTGTAATCAGGGCTTCATTTAATCCTTCAGGATAAGGAAGTGCGATGGCTTGCAGGTTAAATTTGCCGTTTAAAAATCCTACCTTATAGTTTTTTCCTTCGAAGGGGCCGTTGTATCCGCTATATTCATTGTAGGCCAGATAGCCGCCGTTCTTTAGTGGGGAGATGTTAGAAAAGATGATTGATGGAGAAGTTTTAAAGGTGCTGTCAGGTTCAAATTGCTCATTATAAACCACCACTTTTTTAAGGGAGTAATCATAAACCTCTAGCGTTCCCGTATGATTGATCCAGCAATCGTTTAGCTGATTTATTTCCAAGGGCCCATTGCCAAGAGGGATAAGGTTTTTGATAAAATTGCCTTTTTTGTCATAAAGAAAAGCTTGATTGGTTTCATGTCTGTCTATAACGATATAGTGGTCAGGCCCGATCAGTATCTTTCCCACCATACCCAAATGGTTTCCCTCGGTTTCTTCGAGTCGGGATATGGTGACGTTTTTGATCCTATTGGAAATGTCTACGGTGTCTTTTACCTCATTTGTGTTGATGACAATATTTTGTAGCCCGTCTTCTTCAGTTTTCGCTTGTTTTTTTGTGCATGAAAATATGAAGAAGGCCATGAGGGTAGCCAAAAATGGAAAGTGTTGTGTAAAAATCATATGAGGTTAAGTCGTCGTTAGGATCCTAAAATAAGAAATGTGGCGGCAGCCAATGAGGCTCCCATGAGAGGGCCTACTATCGGCACCCAGCTGTATGCCCAGTCACTGCTTCCCTTGCCCTTTATGGGTAAAAATTGATGGGCAAGCCGTGGACCAAGGTCCCGTGCAGGGTTGATGGCATAGCCAGTGGTCCCCCCTAATGCCAATCCAATCACCCATACCAGTAACGCCACAGGTAATGCACCCAAGGCACCCAAACCAATAGGGGTATTGTTTGGATCCTCCAGGTTGGCACCGGTGGAATAAAGAATTACCAATATCAAGACAAAGGTGCCAACCACTTCCGAAAGGAAGTTTGAGGAGAGGTTTCGAATGGCTGGAGCTGTTGCGAATGGTGCGAATTTCAGGTTGGGGTCATCCGTAAGGTCGAAATGATCCTTGTATATCAGCCAAGCCAAAGATGATCCAGCACCGGCCCCTAAGATTTGTGCGAGCACATAACCCGGTACCAATGACCATTCAAATAATCCTGCTACAGCCAAACCAACACTGACAGCAGGATTAAGGTGCGCACCACTGTAAGGGCCAGCGACCACCACCCCGATAAACACTCCGAGTGCCCAAGCCGTAGTAATGACGATCCAACCGCTATTGTTTCCCTTGGTTTGTTTCAGGACGACATTGGCGACGACACCAGCCCCCATGAGTAGGAGTAGGCCTGTACCTATGAATTCAGCAATGTATATGTTCATTTGGTTATGGGTTTTGGGTATGTAAAGCGTCCGAGACTTTCGTTGGGTAGTAAGAAGATGGATTTACATGGAATAGGCTGCCGGTTTGTGAGGACGATTTTGTCGCGAAAATTTTCACCTCATTCTTCCACCCAGTCTTTACTCCTTTGGACAGCTTTGTGCCAAAAGTGAAGCAGCTCATCGGTAACATTTCGATCAGATTTTGGGGGAAATGATGCCTCTTCTTTCCATAACTGCTGCAGTTCCGTTTGGTCTTTCCAGTAGCCCACGGCCAGACCGGCTAAAAATGCAGCCCCCAAAGCGGTTGTTTCCGTGATCTGTGGGCGTTTGACTTCACTTCTGAGCAAGTCGGCTTGAAATTGCATCAGGAAATTATTGGCAGATGCTCCTCCGTCCACGCGCATTTCTTTGGTCTTGGCACCAGCATCTTTTTCCATGGCAGCCAAGACATCGAAGACCTGAAAAGCAATGGCTTCCAAAGCTGCGCGGGCGAAATGGGCTTGAGTAGTGCCTCTGGTGATGCCGAAAAACGCCCCTCGTGCATCCTGATCCCAGTAGGGTGCTCCTAAGCCGGTGAGGGCTGGTACAAAATAGACGCCTCCATTGTCTTCTACACTGGTGGCCAGCGATTCACTTTGCTCAGCTTCTTCAAAGATGGCGAGTCCATCGCGGAGCCATTGGATAGCAGCACCACCGATAAAGACACTCCCCTCCAAGGCATAATGGACCTTTCCCGCTACTTCCCAAGCGATGGTCGTTAGCAATTGATTGCTGGACTGTACGGGTTTTTCACCTGTGTTCATGACCATAAAGCAGCCGGTACCGTATGTGGTTTTGACCATTCCGGGCTGGGTACAGCGTTGGCCGAAGAGGGCGGCCTGCTGATCTCCGGCGATGCCGCCAATGGGTATTTTTGCAGAAAAAATATCTCCTGCCGTGGTGCAGTATACTTCGCTACTGGACCGTACTTCCGGTAAAATGGACTTGGGAATGTCAAATAGCTCCAATAGCTCTTCGTCCCATTGTTTATCATGGATGTTAAACAGCATGGTACGACTGGCATTGGTGATGTCTGTGAGGTGTTGTTGGCCATTGGTGAGCTTCCATACCAGCCAGCTGTCCACTGTCCCAAAACAAACCTCTCCTTTTTCGGCCTTTTCCCTCACGCCTTCTACATTGTCCAGTATCCATTTGATTTTCGTAGCCGAAAAGTAGGCGTCAATGATCAAACCGGTTTTTTGATTGATCATGTCACGATATCCTTCCCGCTTGAGTCGATTACAATAAGCGGAAGTACGTCGATCCTGCCAGACGATGGCACGGTACAGCGGCTTTCCTGATTTTCGGTCCCAGAGAATGGTCGTTTCCCGTTGGTTGGTGATACCAATGCCCGCTACTTGGCCGGGCTCGATTTCAGCTTGTGCAATGGCTTCCAGAATGACAGCTGCTTGGGAAGTCCAGATTTCCTTGGCATCATGCTCCACCCAGCCTGCTTTCGGAAAATGTTGTTTAAAATCTTTTTGGGCAATGGCAATGGATTGGCCGCTTTGGTCAAAAAGTATGGCCCTAGAGCTGGTAGTGCCTTGGTCCAGCGCCATGATGAATTGTTTATTTTGGGTCATTATGTTATGGTTTGATCAAATATTTTTCAGCGATTTTGGTAAATGCACTGACTTCGTTATCTATCCAGTTTTTATCCTTTTTGAGCTCTGCGGCCATGAGTGAGGCCACCAAGGGAGCCATGGCTATGGCAGCCGCAGCATCCAGCAGGAGGATACGGATTCTTCTCGCAAGGAAATCTTCTATATGCATGGCCATTTCTTCCCTGATAGCCCAAATCACCTCTCCGGCTACATAGGGATATTGGGGATGGAGCAGTTTGGCGTATGGCGGATTCTCTTTGATGAGTTGGAGAATTTTCACAGCATCCGTTCCATAAATTTTCCAGTGTTTGTCATCTAATGTAGGGTCACCATGGCCGTGAAGTTTGATCTCCCAAGAATGACTTTCTTTTATTTCCTCCCCGGTGACTCGTGGGAAATGGTCCACCGTGTCTTCTCCCATTTTGCGGAATGTGGTCCACTTTCCTCCCGTGAGGGTGGTCAGGCCGGAATCGGAAATGATGACTTTGTGGTTTCTAGATATTTCTTTCGTCTTTACACTTTCTCCCTTTGGCGCGGCAAGGGGGCGCAATCCTGCGTAAACGGTCAGGACGTCTTTTCTCGTTGGTTTTTTGCTCAAGTATTGTCCTGCATTGGCTAAGATGAAATTGATTTCACGGGAAAGGGCTTCCGGTTCCATTTTGGTCTTGGCGCGAATGGTATCGGTCGTGCCCACGACAAGTTTTCCTTGCCATGGGACAGCAAATAACACCCTGCCATCGGAGGTTTTGGGGATCATCAGGGCGTCTTGGCCGCCAAGGAAATGCTGCGGCAATACCAAGTGTACTCCTTGGCTGGGCTGAATCATTCTGGGGGCTCCTTTCTGATCCATCTGTAAAATCTTATCCGCAAAAACCCCCGTGGCATTTACCACCATTTTCGCTTTCACATCATAGCTCTTTTTATGGATGGCATCCCTTACTTTGACACCGGTTATGATGCCCGCACCGTCTTTGGTAAGGCTGGTTACTTTCATGTAATTGAGGATGCATCCGCCCATGTCATCACACGTTTGAGCTACCGCAATGGCCAGGCGGGCGTCATCGAACGCTCCATCGTGATACACGACACCACCTAGTAATCCTTCTGTTTTTATTTCTGGTAACCGCTTTATGGTTTCTTTCTTTGAAATAAAGCTGGAGTCTCCTAAGCTGAGCCAGCCGGACATCCAATCATAAAACTTCAGGCCAACGGTGTAGTAGTACTTGGTGGCATGACTGTAAATGGGAATGATGAAGGGCTGGGCATGGGCCAAGTGCGGAGCGTTTTTTAAGATCCTTCCCCGCTCCCGAAGGGCTTCCCATACCAGCAAAATATCGCCTTGTGCCAGGTACCTGACGCCACCATGCACCAATTTAGTGCTTCTACTGGAAGTGCCTTTTGCAAAATCAGCTCTTTCAAAAAGTGCTACGCTCAACCCTCTTGATAGTGCATCCAGCGCCACTCCCAACCCGGAAGCGCCCCCACCAATAATGACAATATCCCAAAGTTGATTTTTTGCTAAAGGGCGGAGGTTATGGGCTCTGTTCATAGGGTTTTGTAATGGGTTAAAAATGGAACAGACTTAATTTAGGAAAAATCAGTACGAGAAGCCAGTAGAAAGAAGAAATTATGGATCAAGCAATGTTTCTGGGGGATGATTTTCGACATGCTCTTATGAAAGAAAATTTCACACCGCTAAAACGATGCTTTTCCTCCATCCGCTCGAATGGGTTTTAGCGGGAAGTGGTGGAGAATAGGGCGGTCAATGCGGCTAAAACGGAAAACGTTGAATGGGTTAATTTACCATGGGCTTCACCCATGGCTATGAATGTGCCTAGGTTGTTTCAAAAATAAATAATCCGTCATCACGAGCGGAGTGAAGTGATCTCGATGTGCTTTCATTGCACGTATGACGAGATTGCTTCTTCCGATATCCATCGGAATCGCAATGACGAGAACTTATGAGATAACCTCTGGTTTTCGAGTGTACTTCATACATAACACCACGGATCAAGCAATATTTCCGAGGGCAGCTTTATTTAAAAGGATGCTATTTCATCTATGAACTGGATGAATCCAAGCGTTGCCGAGAAGTCCTTTTCATAGCCAAAGGCATGGGCATCGTAAACTTTTAAGTTAAGTAAGCTACTGATAAAAGATTTGAACACAGATTTGCAACGCCTTAAGCATTCTATCAGCGTTCATCCGTGGCCAAATAGCCACCAAAGGTGGCGAAGAAGATATTTTCCCATCGAAATAGGCTCCCCCCCATCTTTCCTGCTTGATCCGAAATTATGATTTACGACACACTTACATGAAGGTGGTTTTCTAAACAGGAGCTGAAAAGGTCCTGAAAGATTACGTTGGATGATTTTGCGGAGAGAATTTTCCAAGTTGACTGGGGATTAGGACTATTCCCAAGTACTATAATTTTTCTTGGGTTCATTTTTGATCCTACCCCCGCCAAATTGGATGCCCAATCCAATGCTGATAAAGTTACTGATGTTTTGACCGGTAACATGGTAGGTGACATTCATGCGAAACTTCCCTGTCAATACCCCTATTCGTGGGGCAAAGCCAAAGTTCACTTCATTTCCTTCTTTGTTAAAAATGGTGCCGTCGTCAGAATCCACGATTTCATAATCGCTTCTTCGGTACATTCCGGCCATGATGCCCACAAATGGGCGGGTATTTTCTTTTCCAAAGAGGTATTCACCGGTTAAGGAAAGATTGGAAATGGCCTGAGCCCTGTAAGTGGCCTCTTGGTGGTTGAAAAGCGATTCACCTTCTCCCAGAATATTGCTTCCGAGCTGGAGTCCTATATTAAAGTGGTCATTAATACCATATCGCGGTTCCACAAAAAAACCTCCTCCCGTGGTAAGATCGGATGCTGTAGGGAAGGTGAGGTTAATACTGGCATCGACTTTAAAAGGTTTGTATAACCGATCCGTTCCTTCTCGGGATTGAGAAAAAGACGTTAAAGGAATCAGGGTGATAAAAGCAATGACCAGTGTGATGTGTTTCATTCAATATGCATTTCGCTTGTACTTCAATCTATTATACCTATTGAGAATACGATATGATTAGCTCATGTGGTTGATTGTAATTTCGAAATATAACACTTTTATTTCCAGGATGGTGTAGCTTTGGTTTAAAAAAACCTAAAGGTGCAGTGACGTCACCATTAATAAAACAAAAAGCCTGACGATTGCCAGGCTTTTTGTTGTTGTATGGATTAAATTTTAGCTTCCGCACATTTCGCAATCATCCGGATTGTCCAATGAGCAAGCAATCGCGTCTTGACTGTTGGCTTTGTTTGGCTCCTCTGTCGCTGCCGTAGCTTGCTGGGAGTTTTTGAGGCTTTCCTTGTCCACGGTAAACTGGATGGCACTGGTTGCGGCTTTTGAACGCAAGTAGTACATACCGGTTTTTAGTCCTTTTTTCCAAGCATAGAAGTGCATGGAGGTCAGCTTTCCAAAGTTTGGCTCCTGCATGAAAACGTTCATGCTTTGGGACTGGCAGATGTATGCTCCCCGGTCAGCGGCCATGTTGATGACCACTTTTTGGGAGATTTCCCAAACGGTTTTGTAGAGATCCTTGATGTTTTGTGGCACTTCAGGCATATCCTGTACAGAGCCATTGGCGGCGATGAGCCTGTTCTTCATGGAATCATTCCAAAGCCCCAATCTGATCAAATCTTTCATCAGGTGTTTGTTCACCACAATGAATTCTCCGGAAAGGGTTCTTCTGGTATAAATATTTGACGTGTACGGCTCGAAACATTCGTTGTTGCCAAGGATTTGAGAAGTAGAGGCTGTAGGCATTGGAGCCACCAATAGGGAGTTCCTCACGCCAAATTTGGCCACTCTTTCTTTTAGGTCAGCCCAGTTCCATCTGCCGGATTTAGGCGTTACTCCCCACAGGTCAAACTGGAATTGGCCTTGGGATACAGGTGAGCCTTCATAGGTTTCATAAGTGCCATGGACTTTGGCCAGTTCCATGGATGTTTCCATAGCAGCATAGTAGATGGTCTCGAAGATGTCTTCATTGAGGCCAGCAGCTTCTGCACTGTCAAATGGCATTCTTAGCATAATGAAGGCATCTGCCAATCCTTGCACCCCGATCCCGATTGGTCGGTGACGGAAGTTGGATTTTTCTGCCTCTTTTACAGGGTAATAGTTTATGTCAATAACCCTGTTGAGGTTTTTGGTGACCACTTTGGTGATTTCGTAGAGCTTTTGGTGGTCAAATGACTTTTTGCCTTGGCTGTCCGTTTTGATGAATTTTGGCAAGGCGATGGAAGCCAAGTTACATACGGCCACCTCATCCGGAGATGTGTATTCCATGATCTCGGTACACAAGTTGGATGACTTGATCGTTCCGAGATTTTTTTGGTTGGATTTGCCGTTTGCTGCGTCTTTGTACAGCATATAAGGTGTTCCCGTTTCGATCTGAGACTCCAAGACTTCAAACCAAAGTTCCTGTGCTTTTACCGTTTCCCGTGCACGGCCTTCTTTTTCGTATTTTTCATACAATTTCTCGAATTCTTCCCCGTGACATTCCGAAAGTCCAGGCGCTTCATTTGGACAGAAGAGTGACCATTCTTCGTTGGCTTCCACTCTTTTCATAAACAGATCAGAAATCCAAAGCGCATAGAAAAGGTCTCGAGCCCGTAGTTCTTCCTTTCCGTGATTTTTCTTAAGCTCAAGGAAATCCTTAATATCGGCATGCCAAGGCTCCAAGTAAATGGCAAAGCTTCCTTTTCGCTTTCCGCCTCCTTGGTCCACATAACGAGCCGTCATGTCAAAGTTTCTCAACATGGGAACGATGCCATTGGAAACACCATTTGTGCCTCGGATATAGGAGCCCTTTGCCCTCACATCATGAATGGACAAGCCAATTCCTCCGGCTGATTGGGAGATTTTGGCGCATTGCTTTAAGGTATCGTAAATGCCGTCAATGCTGTCTTCTTTCATCGTAAGCAAAAAGCAGGAAGAAAGCTGTGGCTTTGGTGTACCTGCATTGAACAGCGTTGGCGTAGCATGCGTAAACCATTTTTCGGAAAGTAGGTGATAGGTTTCGATGGCTGCATCCAAGTCTTCCTTATGGATTCCGATGGCCACCCGCATTAGCATGTGCTGAGGACGTTCTACTACCTTGTCGTCTAGCTTTATAAGGTAACTTCGCTCCAAGGTTTTGAACCCAAAGAAGTCGTAGTTAAAATCCCGGCTGTAGTCAATGATCTCATCAAGACGAGCGGCATGTTTTTTAACGATACCGTATACGTCTGGCGCGATGAGGGCGGCATTGTCTCCAGTTTTTGGATTGACATAGGTGTAGAGTCTTTTCATGGTGTTTGAAAAAGACTGGCTTGTCGTCTTGTGCAGGTTGGATATGGCGATCCGTGCAGCAAGAATCGCATAATCCGGGTGTTTTACGGTCATGGACGCACAGACTTCTGCTGCCAGGTTATCCAGCTCTGAAGTGGTGACACCGTCATATAGGCCGTCGATCACCTTTTTGGCCACTTCAATGGGTTGGATGTAACGGGAATCCAGCCCATCGCAGAGGTTTTCTATCCGGGTGGTAATCTTATCGAATCTTACCGATTCTCTTCTGCCATCTCTTTTTATTACTAACATGCTAACTTGGAGTTTAAGGTTGGGGAAGTAAATTAAAAGTCCTCTTCTACAGAAAACTTAGCGGAATCAGAAGCATCTTTGCCTTTCATGACCCCAGCTTTTTGATAATCGCCAACCCGCTTCTCGAAGAAGTTGGTCTTGCCCTGAAGAGAGATCATGTCCATAAAATCAAACGGATTGGTGCTGTTCCATACTTTTTCACAGCCCAATTCCAATAATAGCCTGTCGGCCACAAATTCAATATATTGACACATCAAATCGGCATTCATCCCGATGAGCCTTACAGGAAGGGCATCCGTAACAAATTCCTTTTCGATGGCTACTGCATCTTGGATGATTTTTGAAACAGTTTCCTTTGGTAGTGGATTGACGATGTGTTGTGTGTACAAGTGACATGCAAAGTCACAGTGCAGGCCTTCATCCCTGGAGATAAGTTCGTTTGAGAACGTAAGCCCAGGCATCAAACCACGCTTTTTCAACCAAAAGATAGAGCAGAAAGATCCGGAGAAGAAGATGCCTTCCACAGCGGCAAAAGCAATGAGCCTTTCTTGGAAATCTCCTTCATCAATCCAGCGCAACGCCCAGTCTGCTTTTTTCTTTACACAATCCAAGTGCTCGATAGCATTGAACAGCCGATCTCTTTCCTTTGGTTCTTTGATATAGGTGTCGATCAGCAGACTGTAGGTTTCTGAATGGATATTTTCCATGGCAATCTGAAAGCCGTAGAAGAACTTTGCTTCAGTGTATTGAACCTCTGCCACGAAATGTTCTGCCAAGTTTTCGTTTACAATCCCGTCACTGGCTGCAAAAAACGCTAAAACATGGGAAATGAAGTGACGTTCATCATCGCTTAAGTTTTTCCAGTCTTTCATATCCTGGCCCAGATCGATCTCTTCTGCGGTCCAAAAACTCGCCTCTGCCTTTTTGTAAAATTCCCAAATGTCATCATGCTGGATGGGAAACAATACAAATCTACTGTTATCTCCTTGTTCTAATATGGGTTCGGTTTTTTGCATCAGTCAGTCAGTTTTATTATTACCATCAATTTATATTCATCTACATTATTTTGCGATAGGCTCTCCGTCTTGATTTGTTGTTCCTCAAAAAATGCCTGATTGAAAGCAGTTTTTCGCAGAGCCGTAAAACAAATATCACCAACAATTTTTAAAAATAAAACCATGGGCAGTGACGAGTATTCAAGTTATTGACTAATGGTCAAATTAGTGATAAATTGTTATATATCAATGCATAAGGTGTGTTAATTTAAAGCTACCATTCTATTAAAACGCGGTTTAAGGGGCATTTGGAAGGGGGTGAAAAAAAATTAAAAAAATATTCCAAACTGATATTCAAGCAAAAATTGACCGAAAGTCAATGACATTGTGTTATTGTAATTTATTGTAAGTCAGTTTGTTGTTTTGTTTTTTGATGAGTAAATAAACAACTGTTTGATTCTCAAATCCTAAACAAAAGCAAGGAAATGGTGAGGATTTTTTAATTGAAAATTTCAATGATTCAAAGAGGCTTCTGGCATTGTCAGGAGTTGTATGCATTTACTTATCCTCATGAACCGGTGCAAGCCTGCGCTCTTTTAGGGTGAGCACTTCTCAGTACGCGCCGCAATATATGGATTTGTGGTAGGGTTAAAATTTGCCATGGATCGTGCCGATTGACAAGGGGTTTGTAAGCTTATAGCACTCAGCTTTTTAATGTTTTTAAATAAATCTTTTGGTGAAGTTTTTTACTTATGGAAATCCTCCTTATATTTGCACCTCAATTTTGATAAAAAGTTCTTAGTATGTACGCAATAGTTAACATAGCTGGAAAGCAGTTCAAAGTAACTAAAGATCAATATGTCTATGCACCGAAGATGCAAGGCGATATTGACGCTTCCGTTGAGTTCGATGAGGTATTGTTGGCAGATGACAACGGTACGGTATCGGTAGGCGCTCCTGTATTGGAAGGCGCTAAAGTGACAGGAAAAATTCTTGATCACGTAAAAGGTGACAAAGTAATCGTCTTCAAAAAGAAGAGAAGAAAAGGTTACAAGAAGAAAAACGGTCACAGACAAGAGTTTACTAAATTACTTATTGAAAACATTGCACTATAAGTTTAATCTTATAGCCCTAAAACATTAAAGATTATGGCTCACAAGAAAGGTGTCGGTAGTTCTAAAAACGGTAGAGAATCCCACAGTAAACGACTTGGTGTTAAAAAGTTTGGTGGTGAATCTGTGATTGCCGGTAATATTATCGTAAGACAAAGAGGAACCAAGCATCATGCAGGCCTGAATGTAAAGGTTGGAAAAGACCATACATTGTTTGCCGTAGCTGATGGGAAAGTAGAATTCAAGAGAAAGCACGATGGTAGATCCTACGTAAGCGTAGTACCTGCTGAAGCGTAAGATTTTATATCAGTATGATATAGGAAGCCGCCCTTTTTTAAAGGGTGGCTTTTTTGTGCCTTGTCCTGAGAGGAAGCATAGCGTAAATCAGGGATAAAGTAGAAAAATTAGCGAGGTATGGATCAAGGCTATTTCTGGGGACGATTGGTTTCTTTGTTTATCGGAACAATAGATCACCACCAAGGCTGCAAGGCACACAGCAATGATAACTTCCTTTCAGTCCAGGTTAGCGCATCCACTTGGTTCCTTTGAGACGTGATTTTTATAGAAAGAGCGTTTTTTGTGTCTTTTATTAAAATATTTTGCTGAGCCTCTTTTTCTTACTCAAATTTAATATTGTGCTTTTTGAAACCGATAAAATGATTTTTGTGTCGTAATAGTGTGTGTGAATGTAGTATTGGTGTGTTTTACCTGCAGTAGGTGTTTTTTATTTTGGGTTGGAATGGGTTATATTATTCGTTGTTTAACATGAATCACGGATGAAAACGATTTTTCCAGCCAGTATCATCAATCAAACCACCGAACATTATCAAAGCAAGATTTCTGTTCGGTCAAAGGTCATTTACCTGAGCGTACTGCTAGTTTTGACCGGGATCTTGGTAAGTCTTCCTTTTATTTATGTGGATGTATCGGTCAGCGCCCGAGGTAGATTCCAGACATCCTTGGGGAGAAATGAAATCCATTCCCCAGTTTCTGGCCGGGTTTCATCGATAAGCATTGTCGAAAATGAATCTGTCGGAAAGGGGCAGGTATTGGCAGAGATCAAGTCAGATCAAGTAGACTTGGAGATTGACGGGGTGGATAGCCGAAAGGCCTTGGTGCAGAATTTTATTGGAGATCTAAGGAAAATGATGAAACTGAGTCCTAACCGCATCGATGAATTTGTGGGGCGGACGTTGACCACCAAATATTACCAAGCGGCTTTCTTTGAGTATGTGTCGGGTGTCCAGCAGCTTCAGACGGTTTTGGAAAAGGAGAAGCGTGACCTCAAGCGTGCCAAGGTACTTTTTGATAGTAAGGCGATTTCCGCGGTGGAGTATGACGAGTACCGATCGAAGTTTGAGCAGTCTTTGGCGAACTTGGATATTTATCACAGTAAGAAGATTTCTTCTTGGGAGCAAGAGTTACGCGATTATCAAAATGAATGGGATAAGCTTTCCAATAATAAAAAGCGATTGCGTGACCAGCTGCACCAATATAAAATCATGGCGGGTGTTTCGGGGACGATCATCAATTTCGAGAATATCAAGACTGGGGATTTTGTCTTTGCCAACCAGAAAATAGCGGAGATCTCTCCCGACAGTACCCTGAAGGCGGTAGCCTTTTTAGATCCGGCCGATATAGCCTTTGTCCAGCCCGGGCAGCGTGTCAATCTTCAGGTGGATGCCTATAACTATAACCAGTGGGGACTGCTTGAAGGCACGGTAGAGGAAATTTCAAAGGATATCAATATGATCAGCGAAAACCAAGTGGCCTTTCGTGTGGTTTGTAGCCTTGCCGAAGAAGCGCTTTACCTGAAAAATGGGGTCAAGGGAAATGTGAAAAGAGGGATGACCTTTAACGGCCGTTTCCTGGTGGCAAGACGTTCTTTGTACCAGCTATTGTATGATAAAGTAGACAACTGGCTTAATCCTGCCATGTAAAACAAGTGAGGAGTTAGATTCATGAGCAAAAGCATAAAACAACGGGATATTACAGATTGTGGGGCGGCCTGTCTGGCGTCGATTGCCAGTAATTATAAGCTAAAAATACCGATCTCTAAAATTCGCCAACTCGCTTCCACTGACCAAAAGGGTACCAATGTCCTTGGGTTGATCGAAGCTGCGGGAAAATTGGGC comes from Echinicola vietnamensis DSM 17526 and encodes:
- a CDS encoding 6-bladed beta-propeller, with the translated sequence MIFTQHFPFLATLMAFFIFSCTKKQAKTEEDGLQNIVINTNEVKDTVDISNRIKNVTISRLEETEGNHLGMVGKILIGPDHYIVIDRHETNQAFLYDKKGNFIKNLIPLGNGPLEINQLNDCWINHTGTLEVYDYSLKKVVVYNEQFEPDSTFKTSPSIIFSNISPLKNGGYLAYNEYSGYNGPFEGKNYKVGFLNGKFNLQAIALPYPEGLNEALITSPLNPFWKVKDSIRFYQNYNPYIYDVLPNQQLAKRFKLDYQPNPLPDNYEEEIFLPNVKLISDISIPFQDKAKVYEGYAGFSGAWNESQDIIMFSSFDEKHKRFISLYDKRKKESIVSAHSLVETERFKIALLPYLAFDAGKKAFIGVLQGWILEEYLLLEGSPFKPQIGTDKESNFLIEVVFK
- the glpK gene encoding glycerol kinase GlpK; this translates as MTQNKQFIMALDQGTTSSRAILFDQSGQSIAIAQKDFKQHFPKAGWVEHDAKEIWTSQAAVILEAIAQAEIEPGQVAGIGITNQRETTILWDRKSGKPLYRAIVWQDRRTSAYCNRLKREGYRDMINQKTGLIIDAYFSATKIKWILDNVEGVREKAEKGEVCFGTVDSWLVWKLTNGQQHLTDITNASRTMLFNIHDKQWDEELLELFDIPKSILPEVRSSSEVYCTTAGDIFSAKIPIGGIAGDQQAALFGQRCTQPGMVKTTYGTGCFMVMNTGEKPVQSSNQLLTTIAWEVAGKVHYALEGSVFIGGAAIQWLRDGLAIFEEAEQSESLATSVEDNGGVYFVPALTGLGAPYWDQDARGAFFGITRGTTQAHFARAALEAIAFQVFDVLAAMEKDAGAKTKEMRVDGGASANNFLMQFQADLLRSEVKRPQITETTALGAAFLAGLAVGYWKDQTELQQLWKEEASFPPKSDRNVTDELLHFWHKAVQRSKDWVEE
- a CDS encoding MIP/aquaporin family protein, which gives rise to MNIYIAEFIGTGLLLLMGAGVVANVVLKQTKGNNSGWIVITTAWALGVFIGVVVAGPYSGAHLNPAVSVGLAVAGLFEWSLVPGYVLAQILGAGAGSSLAWLIYKDHFDLTDDPNLKFAPFATAPAIRNLSSNFLSEVVGTFVLILVILYSTGANLEDPNNTPIGLGALGALPVALLVWVIGLALGGTTGYAINPARDLGPRLAHQFLPIKGKGSSDWAYSWVPIVGPLMGASLAAATFLILGS
- a CDS encoding glycerol-3-phosphate dehydrogenase/oxidase; amino-acid sequence: MNRAHNLRPLAKNQLWDIVIIGGGASGLGVALDALSRGLSVALFERADFAKGTSSRSTKLVHGGVRYLAQGDILLVWEALRERGRILKNAPHLAHAQPFIIPIYSHATKYYYTVGLKFYDWMSGWLSLGDSSFISKKETIKRLPEIKTEGLLGGVVYHDGAFDDARLAIAVAQTCDDMGGCILNYMKVTSLTKDGAGIITGVKVRDAIHKKSYDVKAKMVVNATGVFADKILQMDQKGAPRMIQPSQGVHLVLPQHFLGGQDALMIPKTSDGRVLFAVPWQGKLVVGTTDTIRAKTKMEPEALSREINFILANAGQYLSKKPTRKDVLTVYAGLRPLAAPKGESVKTKEISRNHKVIISDSGLTTLTGGKWTTFRKMGEDTVDHFPRVTGEEIKESHSWEIKLHGHGDPTLDDKHWKIYGTDAVKILQLIKENPPYAKLLHPQYPYVAGEVIWAIREEMAMHIEDFLARRIRILLLDAAAAIAMAPLVASLMAAELKKDKNWIDNEVSAFTKIAEKYLIKP